Proteins encoded by one window of Maliibacterium massiliense:
- a CDS encoding ABC transporter substrate-binding protein: MKLKSLAALMMAGVMVLGLCACNSTTPDTSGSDSTPVSITTTESWDFSTGFYPAMSPATSNGTYGFTYYARNCYDTLVVRENGEFKAGLAETWDISDDGLTYTFHLKEGVKFSDGADLNAEAVKTSLEAAFSNLGAYIASFGKIGTLTESIEVVDEHTVAIHLTTPYYGVLNDLAMCNPMGIVSPNAFNEDLTTKEELLTQTMGTGPYMYAGDGDGTSYTFVRNPNYWGEQPDVDEFTVKVIADPDAAILALRNGEVDLLAGTSRLSFAGYTELSSADGIGTVLDDSISNSRFIGFNTQEAPFNDAAVRQAVAYAIDKETISDSVFSGLETASEQLLDTSLPYCDVEATTYSYNADKAKELLESAGWVDSDGDGIREKDGAKLSVTLDYITNQGTMDDAALVIAQELGEVGFEVTPRGSDNMTWFTQVSTDFDFSLHTTYGGYYDPFLTMTNMNPEMMSDPILWQVALTMENGTDTIKELDSTADLDRVQEIYSEVLTFAADQAVLVPFTSAHQYAAFNSDKIDSFSFGSDQLFIEIANVKAK, from the coding sequence ATGAAACTAAAATCACTTGCTGCACTGATGATGGCGGGCGTTATGGTGCTTGGTCTCTGCGCCTGCAACAGTACAACACCCGATACTTCCGGTTCTGATTCTACTCCGGTAAGTATCACAACAACAGAAAGCTGGGATTTTTCCACCGGCTTCTATCCAGCGATGTCCCCTGCCACTTCCAATGGTACTTACGGTTTCACCTACTATGCCCGTAACTGCTACGATACACTCGTCGTTCGGGAAAATGGTGAATTTAAGGCTGGGCTGGCCGAAACGTGGGACATCAGCGATGATGGACTGACCTACACTTTCCATCTCAAAGAAGGCGTGAAGTTTTCGGATGGTGCTGACCTCAATGCGGAAGCAGTAAAAACCAGCTTAGAGGCGGCATTCTCCAATTTGGGAGCATATATTGCATCCTTTGGTAAGATTGGAACACTCACGGAGTCGATTGAAGTGGTGGACGAACATACCGTGGCAATTCATCTTACCACTCCTTATTATGGTGTTTTGAACGACCTCGCCATGTGCAACCCAATGGGAATCGTATCGCCCAATGCGTTTAATGAGGATTTGACAACTAAAGAAGAACTGCTGACCCAGACAATGGGGACTGGCCCCTATATGTATGCCGGGGACGGTGACGGAACCTCTTATACTTTCGTCCGCAATCCCAATTATTGGGGAGAACAGCCTGATGTGGACGAATTTACCGTAAAAGTGATCGCGGATCCCGATGCTGCAATTCTCGCTCTGCGCAATGGCGAAGTGGATCTGCTTGCGGGTACATCCCGTTTGAGCTTTGCTGGTTATACCGAACTTTCCTCTGCGGATGGAATTGGCACCGTATTGGATGACAGCATTTCCAACAGCCGTTTTATCGGCTTCAATACACAGGAGGCTCCGTTTAACGATGCCGCTGTCCGGCAGGCGGTGGCCTATGCGATTGATAAGGAAACGATCAGCGACAGTGTATTCTCCGGTCTTGAAACAGCTTCGGAACAGTTGCTGGATACCTCTCTACCGTATTGCGATGTAGAAGCCACTACATACAGCTACAATGCAGATAAAGCAAAAGAATTGCTGGAAAGCGCCGGTTGGGTAGACAGTGATGGCGATGGCATCCGCGAAAAAGATGGCGCAAAATTGAGTGTTACGCTGGATTATATCACCAATCAGGGAACAATGGACGATGCGGCGCTTGTAATTGCTCAGGAATTGGGTGAAGTAGGGTTTGAAGTAACGCCTCGCGGTTCGGATAATATGACGTGGTTTACGCAGGTTTCTACCGATTTTGATTTCTCGCTCCACACAACCTACGGCGGTTACTATGACCCGTTCCTCACCATGACGAATATGAACCCGGAAATGATGTCCGACCCGATTTTGTGGCAGGTTGCCCTTACTATGGAAAATGGCACGGACACCATTAAAGAGCTGGACAGCACCGCTGATTTGGACCGTGTGCAGGAAATCTATAGCGAGGTGCTTACCTTTGCGGCAGATCAAGCCGTACTGGTTCCGTTTACCTCTGCGCATCAGTATGCCGCCTTTAACAGCGACAAGATTGATTCGTTCAGCTTTGGCAGCGACCAGTTGTTCATTGAAATCGCCAATGTAAAGGCGAAATAA
- a CDS encoding metal-dependent transcriptional regulator: MALTPAMEDYLEAILMIKQQHGYVRCVDVAEQLGVKKPSVSRAVKELIKSGHLVKNADGTLSLTELGLQIAEQIYEKHLFFTKQLILAGVDPETAEQDACGIEHAVSSESFQKLKKAFDDG; this comes from the coding sequence ATGGCTTTGACACCAGCGATGGAGGATTATCTGGAGGCTATCTTAATGATAAAACAGCAGCACGGTTATGTTCGATGCGTAGATGTCGCAGAGCAGTTGGGGGTAAAAAAGCCTTCCGTAAGCCGGGCAGTCAAGGAACTCATAAAATCCGGCCATCTTGTTAAAAATGCTGACGGTACACTTTCCCTAACGGAACTAGGATTGCAGATTGCCGAACAGATTTACGAAAAGCACCTGTTTTTCACAAAGCAACTTATATTGGCTGGCGTGGATCCCGAAACCGCAGAGCAGGATGCTTGCGGCATTGAACACGCAGTTAGTTCAGAATCGTTTCAAAAATTAAAGAAAGCATTTGATGACGGTTAG
- a CDS encoding response regulator transcription factor, with translation MDLEDSGRQIGKKLLSLLSPNQKKELAQFVRDYEAGDIPADLPYTTHFRGQYFTPLQVDQPLTEIREGDLYFCLEQRLVMVQGNVIPLTVKEFEIFSLLILNPKRVFTYEMLMDLVWKEDYTYYSRKAVNNHVSNLRRKLRVSPDLPDYVKSVYGIGYKFEEK, from the coding sequence TTGGATTTAGAGGATTCTGGCAGACAAATAGGCAAAAAACTGCTTTCCCTGCTTTCCCCGAATCAAAAGAAGGAGTTGGCTCAATTTGTTCGTGACTATGAGGCTGGCGATATTCCGGCTGATCTTCCATATACAACGCACTTTCGAGGCCAGTATTTTACTCCATTACAGGTGGATCAGCCATTAACAGAAATCCGGGAAGGTGATTTATATTTCTGTTTAGAGCAACGCCTTGTGATGGTGCAAGGCAATGTGATTCCTCTGACAGTCAAAGAATTTGAAATCTTCTCCTTGCTTATCTTAAATCCAAAACGAGTATTCACCTATGAAATGCTTATGGATCTGGTATGGAAAGAAGATTATACTTACTATTCACGGAAAGCGGTAAACAACCATGTAAGCAATCTACGGAGAAAATTGAGGGTTTCCCCTGATCTGCCGGACTATGTAAAAAGCGTCTACGGTATCGGCTATAAGTTTGAAGAAAAATAG
- a CDS encoding TetR/AcrR family transcriptional regulator, with the protein MDGNLTTLERIHQAAKAEFLEKGYKDASLRNIVKSVGMTTGAFYGYYKSKEELFEALVGEHYAYLLGCFQKAQKEFADLPHEQQPEVMGDISGACMFDMLHYAYEHLEECKLILCCSEGTKFSGLIDEMVEIEAAATHAYQEVLQELGRPSPQIDPALEHILITGMFHTFFELVIHEMPLQNAENYVKEMRAFYTAGWMKIMGQ; encoded by the coding sequence ATAGACGGCAATCTGACAACCTTAGAACGTATCCACCAGGCCGCAAAAGCAGAGTTTTTAGAAAAAGGGTACAAAGACGCTTCCTTGCGGAATATTGTGAAATCCGTGGGAATGACTACCGGAGCCTTTTATGGCTATTACAAAAGCAAAGAAGAATTGTTCGAGGCTTTGGTAGGCGAGCATTATGCGTACCTGCTTGGCTGTTTTCAAAAAGCGCAGAAGGAATTTGCCGATCTCCCCCACGAGCAACAGCCGGAGGTTATGGGAGACATTTCCGGCGCTTGCATGTTTGATATGCTCCACTACGCTTATGAACATCTTGAGGAATGTAAGCTCATCCTCTGCTGCTCGGAAGGGACAAAATTTTCCGGCCTTATTGATGAAATGGTGGAAATTGAGGCAGCGGCAACCCATGCCTATCAAGAAGTCTTGCAGGAGCTTGGGCGGCCTTCTCCCCAGATTGACCCCGCGCTGGAGCATATCCTGATTACCGGCATGTTCCACACCTTTTTTGAATTGGTGATTCACGAGATGCCGCTTCAAAACGCAGAAAATTATGTGAAGGAAATGCGGGCTTTCTATACAGCCGGATGGATGAAAATTATGGGGCAGTAA
- a CDS encoding ABC transporter ATP-binding protein, protein MKKQSNLSRLLQIAGNHKYLTYASWVLSAISALIALVPFYYIWKVMQEVLAVAPDFSHAQNLTRNGWMAVLFAVIAVLVYIGALMCSHKGAFRIATNLRLQTMEHIVKLPLGFAEQFGSGRLRKIVNESSAATETYLAHQLPDRANAIATPCGLLVLLLVFDWRLGLLSLVPVVLGFLIMMTMTGKKMQEKMKEYQNALDDMSNEAVEYVRGIPVVKTFGQTIFSFKKFKDSIDRYKVWVIAYTKQLRAPMMFYTAAINGVFAALIAGALIFTQGGVTKDFLLDLMFYIIITPIISVTLTRIMFQSENAMIVDDALQRIDSVLNLKPLAEPKQPEHPEDASVQLNHVHFSYDGKNEVIKDISLSIPAGQTVAFVGPSGGGKTTLANLICRFFDPQGGQVKIGGVNVKNIAKEELMNTVSFVFQNSRLIKASILENVRMGKPNATREEIMAALHNAQCDDILEKLPRGADTVIGTKGVYLSGGEQQRIAIARVMLKNAPVVILDEATAFADPDNESRVQAAFSKLSQGKTVIMIAHRLSTVAGVDQIYVIEDGQITESGKSRELLKKGSVFSRMWQDYQTSVQWKVAKEVQ, encoded by the coding sequence TTGAAAAAACAATCCAATCTGTCACGCCTGCTACAGATTGCAGGCAACCACAAATACCTGACTTACGCTTCCTGGGTGCTTTCGGCCATCAGCGCCCTCATAGCGTTAGTGCCTTTCTACTATATCTGGAAGGTCATGCAGGAAGTGTTGGCAGTTGCGCCGGATTTCAGCCATGCGCAAAACCTGACCCGTAACGGCTGGATGGCGGTGCTGTTCGCAGTGATCGCGGTGTTGGTCTACATAGGCGCTCTGATGTGTTCCCACAAAGGGGCGTTCCGCATTGCCACCAACCTGCGCCTACAAACGATGGAGCATATTGTAAAGCTGCCGCTGGGGTTTGCAGAGCAATTCGGCAGCGGCAGGCTGCGCAAGATCGTCAATGAATCCAGCGCCGCCACCGAAACCTATCTGGCGCATCAGCTTCCCGACCGTGCCAATGCCATTGCGACGCCATGCGGCCTTTTGGTTCTGCTACTGGTGTTCGACTGGCGGCTGGGACTTTTGAGCCTTGTGCCGGTAGTGCTGGGCTTTCTGATTATGATGACGATGACCGGAAAGAAAATGCAGGAAAAAATGAAAGAATACCAAAACGCTCTCGATGATATGTCCAATGAAGCGGTAGAGTATGTACGGGGGATTCCCGTTGTAAAAACCTTCGGGCAGACCATATTCTCCTTCAAAAAATTCAAGGATTCCATTGATAGGTATAAGGTGTGGGTGATTGCCTATACCAAGCAGCTTCGAGCACCCATGATGTTCTATACGGCAGCCATCAACGGCGTCTTTGCCGCGCTGATTGCCGGTGCGCTGATTTTTACCCAAGGCGGCGTTACCAAGGATTTCCTGCTGGATCTCATGTTCTATATCATCATTACGCCCATTATCTCCGTTACCCTCACCCGCATCATGTTCCAGAGCGAAAACGCCATGATTGTAGACGATGCCTTGCAGAGAATCGACAGCGTATTGAATCTTAAGCCGCTTGCAGAACCAAAACAGCCGGAACACCCAGAGGACGCTTCGGTACAGCTTAACCATGTTCATTTCAGTTATGATGGAAAAAACGAGGTCATCAAGGATATTTCCCTTTCAATTCCCGCAGGGCAGACGGTAGCTTTTGTGGGACCTTCTGGCGGTGGCAAGACCACGCTTGCCAATCTGATCTGCCGGTTTTTTGACCCGCAAGGCGGGCAGGTGAAAATTGGCGGCGTGAATGTGAAGAACATCGCCAAAGAGGAACTTATGAATACCGTTTCTTTTGTATTCCAGAACAGCCGCCTAATCAAAGCCTCAATTTTGGAAAATGTACGCATGGGAAAGCCTAACGCGACCCGCGAAGAAATTATGGCCGCGCTCCATAATGCCCAGTGCGACGATATTCTGGAAAAGCTGCCGAGGGGCGCAGACACCGTGATCGGGACAAAAGGTGTGTACCTTTCCGGCGGCGAACAACAGCGGATTGCCATCGCCCGCGTGATGCTGAAAAATGCGCCTGTCGTAATTTTAGACGAGGCCACCGCCTTTGCCGACCCGGATAATGAATCCCGCGTACAGGCAGCCTTTTCCAAGCTGTCACAGGGGAAAACGGTGATTATGATCGCCCATCGGCTCTCTACCGTGGCTGGCGTAGACCAAATCTATGTCATTGAGGACGGGCAGATCACAGAGAGCGGCAAAAGCCGTGAGCTGTTGAAAAAAGGCAGCGTATTCAGCCGCATGTGGCAGGACTATCAAACTTCTGTTCAATGGAAGGTTGCAAAGGAGGTACAATAA
- a CDS encoding ABC transporter ATP-binding protein, whose translation MIKRLQKRYALSEQGAKDLVKGCLACVLQNLSFMFPVGLLYFLVADLMNGGVPGEKIIFYIIGCAVCIGLILLTTYFQYNATYFATYTESGVRRITLAERLRKIPLSFFGKKDLADLTSTIMADCTFLEQSFSHFIPELAGSIISTVLISISLFVFDWRMALAALWVLPVAFAIVGFSAKVQERLNQKAMDVKMACADGIQECIETVRDLKANNAEAEYLKGLEKKIRAVEHRSILNEFGLAAFVVSASLILKLGIATVALAGSVLLIAGSLDVLTFFLFLLVVSRLYDPLQGALQNLAAVISTRTNIARMNEILDHPIQQGENRLSNKGYDITFDHVGFAYNTGETVLKDVSFTAKQGEVTALVGPSGGGKTTVSRLAARFWDVSRGKITVGGMDISKIDPETLLSLFSIVFQDVTLFDNTILENIRIGNKDATDEQVLAAARLANVDEFAEKLPDGWHTNIGENGCELSGGERQRISIARAFLKNAPIILLDEATASLDVENETLIQTALSRLIADKTVLVIAHRMRTVAGADKIVVLSEGTVAEEGAPETLLKQNGLYARMVKLQTESQNWKLA comes from the coding sequence ATGATAAAACGGCTGCAAAAACGGTATGCCCTTTCCGAGCAGGGGGCGAAGGATCTGGTAAAAGGCTGCCTTGCCTGCGTCCTCCAGAATCTTTCCTTTATGTTTCCCGTTGGGCTTTTATATTTTTTAGTGGCCGATCTGATGAACGGCGGCGTACCCGGTGAAAAAATTATCTTTTATATCATCGGCTGCGCGGTGTGTATCGGTCTGATCCTGCTTACCACTTACTTTCAGTACAACGCCACGTATTTTGCCACCTATACGGAAAGCGGAGTGCGGAGGATTACGCTGGCCGAACGGCTGCGGAAAATTCCCTTGTCCTTCTTTGGAAAAAAGGATTTGGCGGATCTCACCAGCACCATCATGGCCGACTGCACCTTTTTGGAGCAGAGTTTTTCCCACTTCATTCCCGAACTGGCAGGCTCCATTATTTCTACGGTCTTAATTTCCATTAGCCTTTTTGTATTCGATTGGCGCATGGCATTAGCGGCGCTGTGGGTATTGCCGGTTGCTTTTGCTATTGTAGGCTTCTCCGCAAAGGTGCAGGAACGGCTCAATCAGAAAGCGATGGATGTAAAGATGGCCTGCGCCGACGGGATTCAAGAGTGCATTGAAACTGTGCGCGACTTAAAAGCCAACAACGCCGAAGCAGAATACCTGAAAGGCTTGGAAAAGAAAATCCGCGCCGTGGAACATCGTTCCATTCTCAATGAGTTTGGGTTGGCGGCCTTTGTGGTATCCGCTTCACTCATATTAAAGCTGGGAATTGCCACCGTTGCGCTGGCAGGCTCGGTTCTGCTGATAGCAGGCAGTCTCGATGTGCTGACCTTCTTCCTGTTCCTGCTGGTTGTTTCACGGCTCTACGATCCGCTGCAAGGGGCGTTGCAAAATCTGGCGGCGGTTATCAGCACCCGCACTAATATCGCCCGCATGAATGAAATCCTCGATCATCCGATTCAGCAGGGAGAAAACAGACTTTCCAACAAAGGCTATGACATTACCTTCGACCATGTAGGCTTTGCCTATAACACAGGAGAAACCGTATTGAAAGATGTTTCCTTTACCGCAAAACAGGGCGAAGTCACGGCCTTGGTAGGGCCCTCTGGCGGCGGCAAAACAACGGTTTCCCGGTTGGCTGCAAGATTTTGGGATGTGAGCCGGGGAAAGATCACCGTGGGAGGCATGGATATTTCCAAAATTGACCCGGAGACGCTGCTTTCCCTGTTCTCCATTGTATTTCAGGACGTTACCCTGTTTGACAATACCATTCTGGAGAATATACGAATTGGGAATAAAGACGCTACTGATGAGCAGGTGTTAGCGGCAGCACGGCTTGCTAATGTAGATGAATTTGCCGAAAAGCTGCCGGACGGCTGGCATACCAACATCGGGGAAAACGGCTGCGAGCTTTCCGGCGGTGAACGGCAGCGGATTTCCATCGCGCGGGCCTTTCTGAAAAACGCGCCGATCATTCTTTTGGATGAGGCTACCGCTTCGCTGGATGTAGAGAATGAAACCCTGATTCAAACCGCCCTTTCCCGCCTGATCGCAGATAAGACGGTGCTGGTGATTGCCCACCGGATGCGCACCGTAGCCGGAGCAGACAAAATCGTGGTGCTTTCTGAAGGAACTGTGGCCGAAGAAGGCGCACCGGAAACATTGTTGAAGCAAAACGGCTTATATGCCCGAATGGTGAAGCTACAGACGGAGAGCCAGAATTGGAAGCTGGCGTAA
- a CDS encoding cysteine-rich VLP domain-containing protein, producing the protein MEIKEKIPIMTYSQYRRARKLVHQCCNYESGNCLSLDDGEECVCVQSISYSLLCNWFRAAVLPLDEPLVTALLHRKEHKRCAVCGQPFLPGSNRAKYCKSCAAIVHRRQKTASDRKRRAACGQLETKKA; encoded by the coding sequence ATGGAAATCAAAGAGAAAATCCCCATCATGACCTACTCCCAATACCGCAGAGCTAGAAAGCTGGTCCATCAGTGCTGCAACTATGAGAGCGGGAACTGCCTTTCCCTTGACGATGGAGAAGAATGCGTTTGCGTGCAAAGCATTTCCTACTCTCTGCTGTGCAACTGGTTCCGTGCCGCTGTCCTGCCTTTGGATGAACCTCTGGTGACTGCTTTGCTTCATCGGAAAGAACATAAACGGTGCGCTGTCTGCGGCCAACCCTTTCTTCCCGGCTCCAACCGGGCAAAATACTGCAAGTCCTGCGCCGCTATCGTTCACCGCAGGCAGAAAACAGCCAGTGACCGGAAAAGGCGGGCTGCCTGCGGACAATTAGAGACGAAAAAGGCTTGA
- a CDS encoding replication initiator protein A yields the protein MIPYKTDTDISSYIIFPRFLIPLDLSNDAKVLYALLLDRAGISRKKGYIEADGTIRLYFTVEDAKAKLRRSRQVATRAFHELESCGLIVRRKQGLGRPAIITLNLPVDKRRDAND from the coding sequence ATGATTCCATACAAAACAGATACCGATATTTCGTCTTATATCATTTTCCCACGATTCCTTATCCCCCTGGATTTATCCAATGACGCCAAGGTGCTGTACGCCCTGCTTTTAGACCGGGCGGGGATTTCCAGGAAGAAAGGCTACATCGAAGCGGATGGGACCATCCGCCTGTACTTTACTGTGGAGGATGCCAAAGCGAAACTTCGCCGAAGTAGGCAGGTGGCAACGCGGGCGTTTCACGAACTGGAATCCTGCGGTCTGATCGTCCGCCGGAAACAGGGTCTTGGCAGGCCAGCTATTATCACATTGAATTTACCTGTTGACAAAAGGAGGGACGCCAATGATTGA
- a CDS encoding recombinase family protein: MNQQPEKITALYCRLSQDDALDGESNSITNQKTLLSKYAAEHGFRNIQFFIDDGYSGTSFQRPGFQEMMRYVKDYSVSAVIVKDLSRLGREYSYMGRLQDFIFPAYDVRFIAINDDVDSAKGENDFAVFKNVFNDYYAKDTSKKIRAVVKMRGEAGEHIASNPPYGYIKDPQDKKKWIVDEGAAKVVRRIFNLCIAGKGPMQIAKILTDDKVLTVTAYHARQKGWTMPENLYQWCAKSVAGILERREYTGCTVNFKTYTKSLKFKKRMENPVENQKVFEDTQPAIIEKGQWERVQELRKNKRRPTKTGRTSMFSGLLYCADCGAKLYFCTCNTYKDNSQNHFVCSNYKSNTGSCKIHYIREQVLYRIVLETIQRTLTYVRMFRKDFKLEMLAQDEESRKAELAEKQKALSGAKKRMEDLDRIIQHIYEDNVLGKLSDSRYLKLSRQYEKEQAEIEQLAAVLEREIETQAGQVSDVNKFLKLVDKYLDIPELDAAILNELVSRIVVHSPARENGRKQVRIDLYFTYVGQIRIPLKIGRESLNESEPA, translated from the coding sequence ATGAACCAGCAGCCAGAAAAAATTACCGCATTATACTGCCGCTTGAGCCAGGACGACGCCCTGGACGGGGAAAGCAATTCCATTACCAATCAGAAAACCCTGTTGAGCAAATACGCTGCCGAACACGGGTTTCGGAATATCCAATTCTTTATAGATGACGGATATTCTGGAACCAGCTTCCAGAGGCCGGGGTTCCAGGAGATGATGCGATATGTGAAGGATTACAGCGTATCCGCTGTGATTGTCAAAGACCTGTCCCGGCTGGGAAGGGAGTATTCCTATATGGGGCGGCTACAGGATTTCATCTTCCCCGCTTATGACGTCCGCTTTATCGCTATCAACGACGATGTAGACAGCGCCAAGGGGGAAAATGATTTTGCGGTGTTCAAAAATGTATTCAACGACTATTATGCCAAGGATACCAGCAAGAAAATCCGGGCGGTGGTAAAAATGCGGGGCGAAGCCGGGGAGCATATCGCCAGCAACCCGCCTTATGGCTACATAAAAGACCCGCAGGACAAAAAGAAATGGATTGTGGATGAAGGAGCGGCAAAGGTGGTGCGGCGTATCTTCAACCTCTGCATTGCGGGGAAAGGCCCCATGCAGATCGCAAAAATCCTCACAGACGACAAGGTGCTGACCGTCACCGCCTATCACGCAAGGCAGAAAGGCTGGACCATGCCGGAGAATCTTTATCAGTGGTGCGCAAAATCTGTCGCCGGGATATTAGAGCGACGGGAGTACACGGGTTGTACCGTGAACTTCAAGACCTATACCAAGTCCCTGAAATTCAAAAAGCGGATGGAAAACCCGGTTGAGAACCAGAAAGTCTTTGAGGACACCCAGCCCGCCATCATTGAGAAGGGCCAGTGGGAACGGGTGCAGGAACTGCGGAAGAACAAACGCAGGCCGACAAAAACAGGAAGAACCAGCATGTTCTCCGGTCTGCTCTACTGCGCCGACTGCGGAGCAAAGCTATATTTCTGCACCTGCAACACTTACAAGGACAACAGCCAGAATCATTTCGTCTGCTCCAATTACAAGAGCAACACCGGCTCCTGCAAAATCCACTATATCCGGGAACAGGTGCTTTACCGGATCGTACTGGAGACTATCCAGCGGACATTGACTTACGTCCGTATGTTCCGGAAGGATTTCAAGTTGGAAATGCTGGCGCAGGACGAGGAAAGCCGTAAGGCGGAACTGGCGGAAAAGCAGAAAGCCCTCTCCGGAGCAAAAAAGCGGATGGAGGATTTGGACAGGATTATCCAGCACATCTATGAGGACAATGTGCTGGGCAAGCTGTCCGACAGCCGGTACTTAAAATTATCCCGCCAATATGAGAAGGAGCAGGCAGAGATTGAGCAGCTTGCCGCTGTGCTGGAACGGGAAATTGAAACACAGGCCGGGCAGGTTTCCGATGTAAACAAGTTTCTGAAGCTGGTGGACAAGTACCTGGATATTCCAGAACTCGACGCCGCCATCCTCAATGAGCTTGTGAGCAGGATCGTGGTGCACAGCCCGGCAAGGGAGAACGGAAGGAAGCAGGTGCGAATCGATCTGTATTTCACCTATGTGGGGCAAATCCGCATTCCTTTGAAGATTGGAAGGGAGTCCTTAAACGAATCGGAACCGGCGTGA
- a CDS encoding ureidoglycolate lyase codes for MRELKAQPLTHEAFAKYGEYVNLLDDASHARNTIRTEGFFPDLSVLTFGTSTQPTVSVCSAKKKEKNVVDFLEYHAYTCEGLITLDADVAIYVGIPDKQHNMRIENCESFIIPKGYFVKLNPYIIHGTQYPIDAETAHLVCLLPQRTFHNDMFKAVLTTDEERGVIVL; via the coding sequence ATGAGAGAGCTCAAAGCCCAACCGTTGACCCACGAGGCCTTTGCCAAGTACGGCGAGTATGTCAATCTGCTTGACGATGCGAGCCACGCGCGCAACACCATCCGCACCGAGGGCTTTTTTCCTGACCTTTCCGTGCTGACGTTCGGCACCAGCACACAACCCACCGTATCAGTGTGCAGTGCAAAAAAGAAGGAAAAGAACGTGGTGGATTTCCTGGAGTACCACGCCTACACCTGCGAGGGACTCATCACGCTGGATGCAGATGTGGCGATCTATGTCGGCATCCCCGACAAACAGCATAACATGCGCATTGAAAACTGCGAGTCCTTCATCATCCCCAAGGGATACTTTGTCAAGCTCAATCCCTATATCATCCACGGCACGCAGTATCCCATCGACGCAGAGACGGCACATCTGGTGTGCCTGCTGCCCCAGCGCACCTTCCACAACGATATGTTCAAGGCTGTGCTGACCACCGACGAGGAAAGGGGCGTTATTGTATTATAA
- a CDS encoding helix-turn-helix transcriptional regulator — translation MFINKARDGKNNVCGANIRALRMKMTPKLSQRALADRMQKIGLDLDKNAIQRIESRARFVTDIELVGFARVLEVPVEALIDESLMPG, via the coding sequence ATGTTTATTAACAAGGCGAGAGATGGCAAAAACAATGTGTGCGGCGCGAACATCAGGGCACTGCGCATGAAGATGACGCCCAAGCTGTCCCAGCGCGCGCTGGCGGACCGGATGCAAAAGATTGGGCTGGATCTGGATAAAAACGCAATCCAGCGCATCGAGAGCCGCGCGCGTTTCGTGACGGACATTGAGTTGGTCGGTTTTGCCAGGGTATTGGAAGTACCCGTGGAGGCGCTGATCGATGAAAGCCTGATGCCAGGCTGA